A part of Solibacillus sp. FSL H8-0538 genomic DNA contains:
- a CDS encoding LCP family protein — protein sequence MKITQKKAKKKSSKLSLIIKTSLLLAVSLLICVTAYGIYLTKKAEHAANSAYEAIENREVSGKREAKVEPVDDNVSILFVGVDDSDKRGQGADSSRSDALLLATLNNKTKTVKLLSVPRDSKVYIPHVGYNDKITHAHAYGGTLATIETVEELFDIPIDYYVRMNFNAFIDVVDALGGIEAEVPYVLNEKDEFDRNAIHLQPGLQKLDGSEALALARTRKKDSDIERGKRQQEILKAVAKQASSVTSITKYDDVIQAVGDNMKTDMTFSEMKSFFSYLSAGMPRIDSLTLNGYDDMSTGTYYYQLDQESLEETKHILQSHLGLIPDSSSISGTNNVTGIEQTQVDNNSSIDQQ from the coding sequence ATGAAAATTACGCAGAAAAAAGCGAAAAAGAAATCGTCCAAGCTCTCGCTCATCATAAAAACTTCACTTTTATTAGCTGTATCTCTACTAATATGCGTAACTGCTTACGGTATTTATTTAACAAAAAAAGCAGAACATGCCGCAAATAGCGCCTATGAAGCTATTGAAAACCGTGAAGTATCTGGTAAACGCGAGGCAAAAGTTGAACCAGTCGATGATAATGTTTCAATTTTATTCGTGGGTGTAGACGATAGCGATAAACGCGGACAAGGTGCGGACAGTTCTCGCTCGGATGCACTCTTACTCGCAACATTGAACAATAAAACGAAAACAGTAAAACTATTAAGTGTTCCACGAGATTCTAAGGTTTATATTCCACATGTAGGTTATAACGATAAAATTACCCACGCTCATGCTTACGGTGGTACACTCGCTACCATTGAAACAGTCGAAGAATTATTTGATATTCCAATCGATTACTATGTACGTATGAATTTCAATGCATTTATCGATGTCGTTGACGCATTAGGTGGAATTGAAGCGGAAGTTCCGTACGTATTAAATGAAAAGGATGAATTTGATCGTAACGCAATTCATTTACAGCCTGGCTTACAAAAACTAGACGGTAGTGAGGCACTTGCTTTAGCACGTACCCGCAAAAAAGATAGTGATATTGAGCGAGGTAAGCGTCAGCAAGAAATTTTAAAGGCAGTCGCCAAGCAAGCCTCATCCGTAACATCAATTACCAAGTATGATGATGTCATTCAAGCAGTTGGTGACAATATGAAAACGGATATGACTTTCTCTGAAATGAAGTCCTTCTTCAGTTATTTATCAGCCGGTATGCCACGTATCGATTCATTGACGCTTAACGGCTATGATGATATGTCGACAGGTACGTATTATTACCAGTTGGATCAAGAATCTTTAGAGGAAACGAAACATATTCTGCAAAGCCATCTCGGTTTAATTCCTGATTCATCAAGTATTTCAGGAACAAATAACGTAACTGGCATTGAACAAACACAAGTGGATAACAACTCTTCGATTGACCAACAATAA
- a CDS encoding accessory Sec system S-layer assembly protein codes for MALFSFFNKKDKVGKDSAIDSAQLGQNAKSSKNNDQDVKTKLSFHPEWQVPQEQQYVFNFLANDLQPLKPNQLSLSAINIEEDIRSGAWNVKAFFRSSLAQAIELSEIELFILDKEDNRLAAKTFNFKDLGTIPPESARPWVFTFDAASIDAETVPEDGWKIAFNLISLRGHQLDLDDTWKKQLPKEQQEALAKIVKELPKLGKTEVNFTGLQIKLQDDNTLHTSIFIRNGNEKAINLEQLPLEIIDANSNLVAKGSFKLDPVLTVQPNSTKPWTFIFPEQLVTADGADFSRWTARVPQ; via the coding sequence ATGGCATTATTTTCATTTTTCAACAAAAAAGATAAAGTCGGAAAAGATAGCGCAATCGACTCGGCACAATTAGGTCAAAACGCAAAATCATCAAAGAACAACGACCAAGACGTAAAAACGAAACTATCATTCCACCCAGAGTGGCAAGTTCCACAAGAACAACAATATGTATTTAACTTTTTAGCAAATGACTTACAACCATTAAAGCCGAACCAATTATCATTATCTGCGATTAATATTGAAGAAGATATTCGTTCTGGTGCGTGGAATGTAAAAGCATTTTTCCGTTCATCTTTAGCACAAGCAATTGAGCTTAGTGAAATCGAACTATTCATTTTAGATAAAGAGGACAACCGTTTAGCAGCAAAAACGTTCAACTTTAAAGACCTTGGAACGATTCCTCCAGAAAGTGCTCGCCCTTGGGTATTCACATTCGACGCTGCCTCAATCGATGCAGAAACAGTACCTGAAGACGGTTGGAAAATTGCCTTCAACCTAATTTCATTACGCGGTCACCAATTAGACCTTGATGACACATGGAAAAAACAGTTACCAAAAGAGCAGCAAGAAGCGTTAGCGAAAATTGTTAAAGAACTTCCGAAGCTTGGTAAAACAGAAGTGAATTTCACTGGCCTACAAATTAAGCTACAAGATGATAACACACTACACACGTCAATTTTCATTCGTAATGGGAATGAAAAAGCGATTAATTTAGAGCAATTACCTCTAGAAATTATTGATGCAAACAGTAATCTAGTAGCTAAAGGTTCATTCAAGTTAGATCCAGTTTTAACAGTTCAACCGAATTCGACGAAGCCTTGGACATTTATTTTCCCAGAGCAGCTTGTAACAGCTGATGGTGCCGATTTCTCTCGTTGGACAGCACGTGTACCTCAATAG
- a CDS encoding C40 family peptidase produces the protein MNKKWRILVAGAVLATAIVAPTVEASTYTVQKGDTLTKIAKAHNTTIQQLRQWNSLKTDSIFIQQKLVVSKVSNEEVSKPTVPVPPNLVETSEKTTTHKVVKGDALAKIAKQYNTTVANIKLWNALKSNNIYIGQSLIVAKTTVKPKPNDNKEESQVTGEEIPAAEVEGVVDFVPTEISEADKVIASQLASEQIITYVPTTTGQAKYNNVITLAKELIGIPYAYAGNTVAGFDCSGFINYVYAASDVKILRKSSLNYFLQDTTQVQDPLPGDIVFFKNTYIPNISHMGIYIGNNEFIHAGTRGIEISKLDYSYWAERFVAFKRFNEIR, from the coding sequence ATGAACAAAAAATGGAGAATTTTAGTAGCTGGGGCGGTTCTAGCAACAGCAATTGTTGCACCAACTGTAGAAGCATCAACTTACACTGTTCAAAAAGGCGATACACTAACAAAAATTGCGAAAGCTCACAACACGACGATACAGCAGCTGAGACAATGGAATAGTTTAAAAACTGATAGTATTTTTATTCAACAAAAGCTTGTCGTATCAAAAGTTAGTAACGAAGAAGTATCAAAACCAACTGTACCCGTTCCACCAAACCTAGTTGAAACATCCGAAAAAACGACTACACATAAAGTAGTAAAGGGTGATGCATTAGCGAAAATTGCAAAACAATATAATACGACTGTGGCGAATATTAAACTATGGAACGCATTAAAATCAAACAATATATATATTGGCCAAAGCTTAATCGTAGCTAAAACTACGGTGAAGCCTAAACCAAATGATAATAAAGAAGAGTCACAAGTCACGGGTGAAGAGATTCCAGCTGCTGAGGTAGAGGGCGTTGTCGATTTTGTACCAACAGAAATCTCCGAGGCGGACAAGGTGATAGCGTCTCAGCTTGCAAGTGAGCAGATCATAACATATGTACCGACTACTACAGGACAAGCTAAGTATAATAATGTAATAACATTAGCGAAGGAACTAATCGGTATTCCTTATGCTTACGCAGGCAACACGGTAGCAGGCTTTGATTGTAGCGGTTTTATTAATTATGTTTACGCAGCTTCAGATGTGAAAATATTAAGGAAAAGTAGTTTAAATTATTTCCTACAAGATACGACGCAAGTGCAGGATCCGCTACCAGGTGATATAGTGTTTTTTAAAAATACGTATATTCCTAATATTTCTCATATGGGTATATATATTGGAAATAATGAGTTCATTCATGCCGGTACGCGCGGGATTGAAATTTCCAAGCTAGATTATAGTTACTGGGCAGAACGCTTTGTCGCATTCAAACGCTTTAACGAAATTCGCTAA
- the secA2 gene encoding accessory Sec system translocase SecA2 — protein MFSIFKRSKEQTSARELKKYYKIVEQINQLEATYSPMTDEELQAMTLKFKERLDAGETIQAIVPDAFAVVREASKRVLNMRHFDVQLIGGLVLTEGNIAEMPTGEGKTLVASLPSYVRALEGKGVHVITVNDYLAKRDFELIGQIHRFLGLTVGLNVPMMEPADKKVAYNADITYGVGTEFGFDYLRDNMAHSIADKVQRPYHFAIIDEVDSVLIDEAKTPLIIAGKMSANEELHRIAAMLATRFKVEEDYDFDDETKATSLTETGIEKVEAAFGVDNLYDLEHQTLYHYVIQAVRAHVMFECDVDYIVRDDKIELVDMFTGRILEGRSLSDGLHQAIEAKEGVTITEENKAQAQVTIQNYFRMYPTLSGMTGTAKTQEKEIMEVYAMSVIQIPTNRPRIRIDQTDLVFATSEEKYEYVAQEALRRHETGQPVLIGTTSILQSEKVASYLKKYGLKFQLLNAKTVEQEVELISEAGQKNRITVATNMAGRGTDIVLGEGVEALGGLYVIGTEKHESRRVDNQLRGRSGRQGDPGETQFILSIEDDMFKRFAKDDVEKFNKKMVRNEIGRIENKEVNELIERTQRIVEGAHFSMREYNLKLDDVINDQRRVVYALRDSVLRREDLIAQLKSMFDETIDFAVRDAAPEELDRIEWDYDKMERTVNSLFLTDVIVDREEAKVARILAAMQPEMDALKATIDTFQENEQVMAIIPQVMLGFIDRMWVKHLEQMAHLKEGIGLRHYQQEDPMRIYQREGLELFGKNYQELRRSIVEELITFMKTISTNQEEI, from the coding sequence ATGTTCTCAATTTTCAAGCGAAGTAAAGAGCAAACAAGTGCTCGAGAGTTAAAAAAATACTACAAAATCGTAGAGCAAATTAATCAACTTGAAGCAACATATTCTCCAATGACAGATGAAGAGCTTCAAGCGATGACTTTAAAATTTAAAGAGCGTTTAGATGCCGGCGAAACGATACAAGCAATTGTTCCTGATGCATTTGCAGTCGTGCGTGAAGCGTCGAAACGTGTCTTAAACATGCGTCACTTCGACGTTCAGTTGATCGGTGGTCTTGTATTAACAGAAGGCAATATTGCTGAAATGCCAACAGGTGAAGGGAAAACATTAGTAGCCTCTCTTCCGTCGTATGTACGAGCTTTAGAAGGCAAAGGCGTTCACGTTATTACGGTCAATGACTATTTAGCGAAACGTGACTTTGAGTTAATCGGTCAAATTCACCGTTTCCTAGGTCTTACAGTTGGTTTAAACGTACCAATGATGGAGCCTGCGGATAAAAAGGTAGCATATAATGCAGATATTACATACGGAGTAGGTACAGAATTTGGTTTTGACTATTTACGTGACAATATGGCGCATTCGATTGCAGATAAAGTTCAACGTCCTTACCATTTCGCGATTATCGATGAGGTTGACTCAGTATTAATTGATGAAGCGAAAACACCGTTAATCATTGCTGGTAAAATGTCAGCAAATGAAGAACTTCACCGAATTGCTGCGATGCTAGCAACACGTTTCAAAGTAGAAGAAGATTATGACTTTGACGATGAAACGAAGGCGACTTCTTTAACTGAAACAGGAATTGAAAAGGTTGAAGCTGCATTTGGCGTGGACAATCTTTATGATCTTGAGCACCAAACACTTTATCACTACGTTATTCAGGCGGTTCGTGCACACGTAATGTTCGAATGTGACGTAGATTACATCGTACGTGACGATAAAATCGAGCTAGTCGATATGTTCACGGGACGTATTTTGGAAGGCCGTTCTCTGTCAGACGGTTTACACCAAGCAATCGAAGCTAAAGAAGGCGTAACAATTACGGAAGAAAATAAAGCACAAGCACAAGTAACCATCCAAAACTACTTCCGTATGTATCCAACATTATCAGGGATGACGGGTACAGCAAAAACACAGGAAAAAGAAATTATGGAAGTATACGCTATGTCGGTTATTCAAATCCCTACAAACCGTCCGCGCATACGTATAGACCAAACCGATCTTGTGTTTGCCACTTCAGAAGAAAAATATGAGTATGTTGCACAAGAGGCACTGCGTCGTCATGAAACAGGACAGCCCGTGTTAATCGGGACAACTTCTATTTTACAATCCGAAAAAGTCGCAAGTTACTTAAAAAAATATGGTCTAAAGTTCCAATTATTAAATGCAAAAACGGTTGAGCAAGAAGTTGAATTAATTTCTGAAGCCGGACAAAAAAATCGTATTACAGTCGCAACAAACATGGCTGGACGTGGTACTGATATCGTGCTAGGCGAAGGCGTTGAAGCGCTAGGCGGACTATATGTAATCGGTACTGAAAAGCACGAAAGCCGTCGCGTTGATAATCAACTTCGTGGACGTTCAGGTCGTCAAGGGGATCCTGGCGAAACTCAGTTTATCTTATCAATTGAAGATGATATGTTTAAACGCTTCGCCAAAGACGATGTTGAGAAATTCAATAAAAAAATGGTCAGAAACGAAATCGGCCGTATTGAAAATAAAGAAGTTAACGAGCTAATCGAACGCACACAACGCATTGTAGAAGGTGCACACTTCTCGATGCGCGAATACAACTTAAAGCTAGATGATGTTATTAATGACCAACGTCGTGTCGTTTATGCATTACGTGATAGTGTTTTACGTCGTGAAGATTTAATTGCTCAGTTAAAGAGCATGTTCGATGAAACAATTGATTTCGCTGTTCGAGATGCGGCACCAGAAGAATTAGACCGCATTGAATGGGATTATGACAAAATGGAACGCACAGTCAACTCACTGTTCTTAACAGATGTCATTGTTGACCGCGAAGAAGCGAAAGTGGCACGTATTTTAGCAGCGATGCAACCAGAAATGGATGCGCTAAAAGCAACGATCGATACATTCCAAGAAAACGAACAAGTAATGGCCATTATCCCACAAGTAATGCTTGGATTTATTGACCGTATGTGGGTAAAACATTTAGAGCAAATGGCACACTTAAAAGAAGGTATTGGCTTACGTCATTACCAACAAGAAGATCCGATGCGTATTTACCAGCGTGAAGGTTTAGAATTATTCGGGAAAAACTACCAGGAATTACGTCGAAGCATTGTTGAAGAACTCATTACATTTATGAAAACAATCTCGACGAATCAGGAGGAAATTTAA
- a CDS encoding S41 family peptidase: MIKRQLSLFLTCLVLLTFPLATFASPLDEVKEYVRDNYVGDMNGNLNKANSIESVIELLDPYSTYFTADEFEEFLNSVDLTSVGIGVVIEKHDNGILILQVIEGASAQLAGIEAGDVITAVNNTSTVTMSVQEASSLILGKENTSVKLTLLKQNGSSETKTIERKAFSLPNVTSSLLYGNVGYISLSSFSNDAASLVAKAVKSLKRKGATSFILDLQNNGGGYVTAAEQLIGMFPNAVNAYKLKLATGTSVAKAIPQAVKFPANTKLLVNRFSASSSEMTAAALLDQQSAVLYGEQTYGKGSMQSFFELSDGSYLKLTIGHFMGPANTVINNVGVKPTITTTSNPLYQAHLDAITEQLRTYRQKTSLLNVPTTKSFAISFNGSLTQLVASGAVELVELGGDTVATKFTQQDRQLIITPTKPLNAGSEYALIIHPTIKDASGKKIKRGYYLHITVAPKK, encoded by the coding sequence ATGATAAAAAGACAACTATCCTTGTTCCTTACTTGCTTAGTGTTATTAACCTTTCCACTAGCCACTTTTGCTAGTCCACTAGATGAAGTAAAAGAATACGTACGCGATAATTACGTCGGGGATATGAATGGCAATTTGAACAAGGCAAACTCAATTGAGTCGGTCATCGAATTATTAGATCCTTACTCTACTTATTTTACTGCCGATGAGTTTGAAGAATTTCTCAATTCCGTCGATTTAACATCTGTCGGCATTGGCGTGGTCATCGAAAAACACGACAATGGCATTTTAATTTTACAAGTCATTGAAGGTGCAAGTGCGCAACTGGCTGGCATTGAGGCTGGGGATGTTATTACGGCCGTAAATAATACCTCTACTGTGACAATGTCGGTACAGGAGGCATCCTCACTTATTTTAGGAAAAGAAAATACGTCCGTTAAACTGACACTCCTAAAGCAAAATGGCAGCAGTGAAACAAAAACAATTGAACGAAAAGCTTTTTCACTACCAAATGTAACGAGTTCATTACTGTACGGGAATGTCGGTTATATTTCATTAAGCTCATTCTCCAATGATGCAGCAAGCCTTGTAGCAAAAGCTGTGAAAAGTTTGAAGCGTAAAGGTGCGACTTCCTTTATTTTAGATTTGCAAAATAATGGGGGCGGCTATGTTACAGCAGCTGAACAGCTCATTGGAATGTTTCCAAATGCAGTGAATGCCTATAAACTAAAGCTAGCAACGGGCACGTCCGTAGCAAAAGCAATCCCTCAAGCCGTCAAGTTTCCGGCAAATACAAAACTACTCGTCAATCGCTTTAGTGCAAGTTCTTCTGAAATGACTGCAGCTGCACTACTTGACCAGCAATCCGCTGTTTTATACGGGGAGCAAACATACGGGAAGGGCTCTATGCAATCCTTCTTTGAGCTTTCTGACGGCAGTTATTTAAAATTAACGATTGGCCATTTCATGGGTCCAGCAAATACCGTCATTAATAATGTCGGTGTGAAGCCGACAATAACGACGACTTCTAATCCGCTCTATCAAGCGCATTTAGATGCAATAACAGAGCAACTACGAACGTACAGACAAAAAACTAGTTTACTGAATGTCCCCACTACTAAATCGTTCGCCATTTCTTTTAACGGTTCCTTAACACAATTAGTTGCTTCTGGTGCCGTAGAGCTTGTGGAATTAGGCGGCGATACTGTGGCAACAAAGTTTACACAACAGGACCGTCAATTAATCATAACGCCTACAAAGCCGCTAAATGCTGGTAGTGAGTATGCTTTAATTATTCACCCAACGATTAAAGATGCATCCGGCAAGAAAATCAAAAGAGGTTACTACCTTCACATTACAGTAGCTCCCAAAAAATAA
- a CDS encoding C40 family peptidase, with amino-acid sequence MNHYKLLGNMVLAFVATFVIFFTPIGENEAAAASSATLTTEELKTTASKYIGVRYSYGGTTTSGFDCSGYVRYVFNELGVSSLQRTSSSMYGQGEAVKKSDLTEGDLVFFNTSGSGISHVGIYIGSGKFIHSSTSEGVTITKLDDPYYWSSKYVGAKRIATVQTAKEVAAENKKVEEKEQTNES; translated from the coding sequence ATGAATCACTATAAGTTATTAGGAAATATGGTTCTAGCATTTGTTGCAACATTCGTCATTTTCTTCACACCAATTGGAGAAAACGAGGCAGCAGCGGCATCAAGCGCGACATTAACAACTGAAGAACTTAAAACAACAGCTTCAAAATATATTGGGGTTCGCTATTCATACGGCGGGACGACAACAAGTGGTTTTGATTGTTCCGGTTATGTTCGATATGTATTTAACGAACTAGGCGTTTCATCTCTACAACGTACATCTTCTTCAATGTATGGACAGGGTGAAGCAGTAAAAAAGAGCGATTTAACTGAGGGAGACTTAGTATTCTTTAATACATCAGGAAGCGGCATCTCTCACGTAGGTATTTACATAGGTTCAGGGAAATTCATTCACTCGTCAACTAGTGAAGGTGTTACGATTACAAAGTTAGATGATCCATACTACTGGAGTTCAAAATATGTAGGGGCGAAGCGTATCGCAACTGTACAAACAGCAAAAGAAGTGGCTGCAGAAAATAAAAAAGTAGAAGAAAAAGAACAAACAAACGAATCATAA
- a CDS encoding TetR/AcrR family transcriptional regulator, producing the protein MARGRRVNSSGEKSKQLLLEKAIEQFSTYGYHQTKISDIVKAANLTQPTFYLYFKSKESLFKDLNEQFQNDLGEVFSDGYTAKKNDSNGMKNHIQENLTRIFSYFVENPKLTKIGFYESEQAADVKEMLVTRLLNEIENEQHQINTLTHVDTRILADSLLGSMERLTWTTLLTEKSNPEKLSEDIVNIYFA; encoded by the coding sequence ATGGCAAGAGGACGCAGAGTAAATTCAAGTGGAGAAAAAAGTAAGCAGTTATTATTGGAAAAAGCGATTGAGCAATTTTCAACTTATGGATACCATCAAACTAAAATTAGTGATATTGTGAAAGCGGCTAATTTAACGCAGCCAACTTTTTATTTGTACTTCAAAAGTAAAGAATCGTTATTTAAAGATTTGAATGAGCAATTCCAAAATGATTTAGGCGAAGTTTTTTCAGATGGTTATACTGCTAAAAAAAATGACTCTAATGGAATGAAAAATCACATTCAAGAAAATCTTACACGCATATTTTCTTACTTTGTAGAAAATCCAAAATTAACGAAGATCGGATTTTATGAATCGGAGCAAGCGGCAGATGTGAAAGAAATGCTGGTCACTCGATTATTGAATGAAATTGAAAATGAACAACACCAAATAAATACGTTAACTCATGTAGATACGCGAATATTAGCGGACAGCTTACTAGGCTCGATGGAACGGTTGACGTGGACAACCTTATTGACGGAAAAATCGAACCCTGAGAAACTTTCTGAAGATATCGTTAATATTTACTTTGCATAG
- the brnQ gene encoding branched-chain amino acid transport system II carrier protein yields MKNNMSFFKENIAVGFMLFALFLGAGNIIFPPLLGQQAGETIVVSIIGFLITGVGLPLLAIVAVAKNGGDLQVLSNRVNPYFGIIFTSIVYLSIGPLFAIPRTGAVSYQIGVAPLLSGSLQNSWIPLFITTVIFFGITLFLAFNPTKIVDRVGKVLTPALIIVICLLSAKAVISPMGDIGEAQGPYIDNAFGESFVQGYLTMDVLGALVFGIVIVQALNSRGITERSKQVKISIFAGIIAAVGLAFVYIALAYIGVTSTSAIGILGDGGQIISESAKVLYGGAGSVILSATIILACLTTSVGLLSANASFFAKILPKFSYQTYLIAFAVFSLAVANVGLENLISISLPVLLAIYPIAIVLMILSLFGEVFNHSSYVYGMALIFTGVVSLYDGIKAIGIEIAAYGDLLAKLPLYEQSIGWLIPAIIGAIIGFIIQLLKK; encoded by the coding sequence ATGAAAAACAATATGAGCTTTTTTAAGGAAAATATCGCTGTAGGATTTATGCTATTCGCCTTATTCCTTGGAGCTGGTAACATTATTTTCCCTCCCCTACTTGGACAGCAGGCTGGTGAAACAATCGTCGTATCGATTATCGGCTTTCTAATTACCGGTGTAGGCTTGCCACTACTAGCGATTGTTGCTGTTGCAAAAAATGGTGGAGATCTACAAGTATTATCAAACCGAGTAAATCCGTATTTCGGGATTATTTTCACATCAATTGTTTACTTATCAATTGGACCATTGTTTGCGATTCCGCGTACAGGTGCAGTATCTTACCAAATCGGGGTTGCACCACTATTATCTGGTTCTTTACAAAATAGTTGGATTCCACTATTTATTACGACAGTAATTTTCTTTGGTATCACATTATTCTTAGCGTTTAATCCAACAAAAATTGTTGATCGCGTCGGTAAAGTGTTAACACCTGCATTAATTATTGTTATTTGTTTACTTTCTGCTAAGGCAGTTATTTCGCCAATGGGTGACATCGGTGAGGCACAAGGTCCTTATATCGACAATGCATTTGGTGAATCGTTCGTTCAAGGGTATTTAACAATGGACGTACTTGGTGCATTAGTATTCGGAATTGTTATTGTACAAGCGTTAAATTCACGCGGGATTACAGAACGTTCGAAGCAAGTAAAAATTTCAATCTTCGCGGGTATTATTGCGGCAGTCGGTCTAGCATTTGTTTATATTGCTTTAGCATATATAGGTGTAACGAGTACAAGTGCGATTGGTATTCTCGGTGATGGCGGACAAATTATTTCTGAGTCTGCAAAAGTGCTTTACGGGGGTGCAGGTAGCGTCATTTTATCTGCAACAATTATTTTGGCTTGTTTAACAACTTCAGTCGGTTTACTATCTGCGAATGCTTCATTTTTCGCTAAAATTCTTCCGAAGTTCTCATACCAAACATATTTAATCGCATTTGCAGTATTTAGTTTAGCTGTGGCAAACGTTGGCTTAGAAAACTTAATTTCTATTTCTTTACCTGTTTTACTAGCGATTTATCCAATTGCCATCGTTTTAATGATTCTTTCATTATTCGGCGAAGTATTTAATCATTCTTCATATGTATACGGTATGGCCCTAATTTTTACTGGTGTTGTTAGTTTATATGATGGAATAAAAGCAATTGGAATTGAAATTGCCGCTTATGGTGATTTACTAGCAAAGCTTCCTTTATATGAACAAAGTATTGGTTGGTTGATTCCAGCAATCATCGGTGCGATTATCGGGTTTATTATACAATTGCTTAAGAAATAA
- a CDS encoding glycosyltransferase family 4 protein codes for MIYVSLIVAFLASILLTPLVKRLAFRIGAVDAPNYRKVHARIMPRLGGLAIYCAFIIGFIFLKLTTGFESKYAYAILIAATIVVITGVIDDMREISAKAKLLGQIIAACIVVFAGGIQINEINLPFGGEPLAFGWLSIPLTILWIVGITNAINLIDGLDGLAAGVSTIALVTLAAMAMLMGNGFVIAMASILAAASIGFLFYNFHPAKIFMGDTGALFLGFMISVFALLGFKNVTVISLIIPIIMLGVPISDTFFAIVRRVRMKQKWSDPDKSHLHHRLLDLGFSHRQTVLLIYGIAIMFGLAAIIFSMAKVWGAILLITVILVILELFVEIIGLAGKNYKPLLNLVRIFNK; via the coding sequence ATGATTTACGTGTCTTTAATCGTGGCGTTTTTAGCGTCTATTTTACTAACTCCACTTGTGAAGCGTTTAGCATTTCGTATCGGTGCTGTCGATGCACCTAACTATCGGAAGGTTCACGCACGCATCATGCCACGACTTGGTGGATTGGCAATTTACTGTGCGTTTATTATAGGGTTTATCTTTTTAAAACTAACAACTGGCTTTGAAAGTAAATATGCATATGCAATCCTAATTGCCGCAACAATTGTTGTCATTACAGGTGTAATTGATGATATGCGCGAAATTTCTGCTAAAGCAAAGTTACTTGGGCAGATCATTGCCGCTTGTATTGTTGTGTTTGCTGGCGGGATTCAAATAAATGAGATTAACTTACCATTCGGTGGTGAGCCATTAGCATTTGGTTGGTTAAGTATTCCATTAACGATATTATGGATTGTTGGGATAACAAATGCGATTAACTTAATTGATGGGTTAGACGGCTTAGCAGCAGGAGTTTCCACGATTGCGCTTGTTACATTAGCGGCAATGGCGATGTTGATGGGGAACGGTTTTGTTATTGCCATGGCGTCTATTTTAGCGGCAGCATCAATCGGATTTTTGTTTTATAACTTCCACCCAGCCAAAATTTTCATGGGGGATACAGGAGCGCTGTTTCTAGGCTTTATGATTTCGGTTTTTGCCTTGTTAGGGTTTAAAAATGTAACAGTCATTTCATTAATCATCCCTATTATTATGCTAGGTGTACCAATTTCGGATACATTTTTCGCAATCGTACGTCGCGTGCGTATGAAACAAAAATGGTCAGATCCAGATAAATCGCATTTACATCACCGTTTACTCGATCTTGGTTTTTCGCATCGTCAAACGGTATTACTCATTTACGGTATTGCCATTATGTTTGGCTTAGCTGCAATTATTTTCTCCATGGCGAAAGTATGGGGAGCGATATTACTCATTACGGTTATCTTAGTTATTTTGGAGCTTTTCGTTGAAATTATCGGACTAGCTGGCAAAAACTATAAGCCTCTATTAAATCTTGTACGTATTTTTAATAAGTGA